The Mercurialis annua linkage group LG2, ddMerAnnu1.2, whole genome shotgun sequence genome contains a region encoding:
- the LOC126669771 gene encoding E3 ubiquitin-protein ligase MBR2-like isoform X2, which translates to MDQYSGKKTGDTAVVSRKGSSLVLRDTANNRDRNSQFCNRIGCSGRLNSAKSTHISCSDKAKSSRPSFRSSSNAKEIVGCSSRTPSATNNPRKSMPGPRKKLSSQPERESSEAGGCTDDAEVPESVPPPGKIQKGLHSESDDSGSSENMSMEVGSSSVSSTRFQRRSHQNAGLGKSDTGIGSPVSVLSKSASQGARAGPSRYGIRKLRCSSISDVVPTRSSTPDSNLNRQKDTIRKRNCEGESSSSARGKKISGPSFEGRSSSSSSGVTITESRSRNVTASRDNGAASVRTRKTVGYTRSRAANQGSGNNLSPNEPQRIPQMCETITPIDSDSPSSSHQFSMGSPLSRSRAYGLPGTNTSESLRRIRPSSPAEVGNMRSSNRESFRRYNMDGIAEVLLALERIEQDEELSYEQLLVLETSLFLNGLNFYDQHRDMRLDIDNMSYEELLALEERMGNVSTALAEDKLSECLKTCTYQSAYLENGSSKLSGETNDVKCSICQEEYAIGEEMGMLHCEHKYHSACIQQWLRLKNWCPICKTSVACSSSSSPPPSSHNQ; encoded by the exons ATGGACCAGTACTCTGGTAAGAAGACTGGTGACACTGCGGTTGTCTCTAGGAAGGGTTCTAGCCTTGTTTTGAGAGATACTGCTAATAATAGAGACAGAAATTCTCAATTCTGCAATCGAATAGGGTGTAGTGGCAGGCTGAATTCGGCCAAAAGTACCCATATTAGCTGCTCAGATAAAGCCAAATCTTCAAGGCCATCATTTAGATCATCCTCAAATGCGAAAGAAATAGTTGGATGTTCCTCTAGGACACCCTCTGCAACCAACAATCCCAGGAAATCCATGCCAGGACCTCGGAAAAAATTATCTTCTCAGCCAGAAAGAGAATCGTCCGAAGCTGGTGGCTGTACAGATGATGCTGAGGTGCCAGAATCTGTACCACCTCctggaaaaattcaaaaaggtCTTCATTCTGAATCTGATGATTCTGGGTCAAGTGAGAACATGTCAATGGAAGTTGGAAGCTCTAGTGTATCAAGTACCAGGTTTCAGAGGAGGTCTCATCAAAACGCAGGATTAGGTAAATCAGATACTGGAATAGGATCACCCGTCTCAGTGCTGTCTAAGAGCGCAAGCCAAGGCGCTCGTGCTGGTCCGAGTAGGTATGGTATAAGAAAACTTAGATGCAGTTCTATATCAGATGTTGTCCCTACAAGATCTTCAACTCCTGATTCAAATCTCAATAGACAAAAAGACACAATTAGAAAGAGAAATTGTGAGGGAGAAAGTAGTTCCTCTGCCAGAGGGAAAAAAATTAGTGGGCCATCATTCGAAGGGAGGAGCTCTAGTTCTAGCTCTGGTGTCACAATCACTGAATCTAGGAGTAGAAATGTGACTGCCAGCAGAGATAATGGCGCTGCGTCAGTTAGGACTCGAAAAACAGTAGGATACACTAGGTCAAGGGCTGCTAATCAAGGGAGTGGGAACAATTTATCACCAAATGAACCTCAGAGAATCCCACAAATGTGTGAAACTATTACACCAATTGATTCAGATTCTCCTAGTTCATCACATCAATTTTCTATGGGATCTCCCTTAAGTCGGTCAAGGGCTTATGGACTTCCTGGTACTAATACCAGTGAGAGTTTGCGGAGAATTAGGCCATCCAGTCCTGCAGAAGTTGGCAATATGCGATCTTCCAATCGGGAGAGCTTCAGGCGCTACAATATGGACGGAATTGCTGAG GTTCTTTTAGCACTTGAGAGGATTGAACAAGATgaagagctgtcctatgag CAATTGCTTGTTCTGGAGACTAGTTTGTTTCTTAATGGACTGAACTTTTATGATCAGCATAGAGACATGAGATTGGATATTGATAATATGTCATATGAG GAATTATTAGCTTTGGAAGAAAGGATGGGCAATGTGAGTACAGCTCTTGCAGAGGATAAATTGTCAGAATGCCTCAAGACTTGCACATACCAGTCGGCATATCTGGAAAATGGATCTTCTAAACTTTCCGGGGAAACCAATGATGTCAAATGTAGCATCTGCCAG GAAGAGTATGCTATTGGAGAAGAAATGGGAATGTTGCATTGCGAGCATAAGTATCACTCGGCCTGCATACAGCAATGGTTGAGACTGAAGAATTGGTGCCCTATTTGCAAGACATCTGTTGCAtgctcatcatcatcatcaccacCACCTTCATCACACAACCAATAA
- the LOC126669771 gene encoding E3 ubiquitin-protein ligase MBR2-like isoform X1, whose amino-acid sequence MDQYSGKKTGDTAVVSRKGSSLVLRDTANNRDRNSQFCNRIGCSGRLNSAKSTHISCSDKAKSSRPSFRSSSNAKEIVGCSSRTPSATNNPRKSMPGPRKKLSSQPERESSEAGGCTDDAEVPESVPPPGKIQKGLHSESDDSGSSENMSMEVGSSSVSSTRFQRRSHQNAGLGKSDTGIGSPVSVLSKSASQGARAGPSRYGIRKLRCSSISDVVPTRSSTPDSNLNRQKDTIRKRNCEGESSSSARGKKISGPSFEGRSSSSSSGVTITESRSRNVTASRDNGAASVRTRKTVGYTRSRAANQGSGNNLSPNEPQRIPQMCETITPIDSDSPSSSHQFSMGSPLSRSRAYGLPGTNTSESLRRIRPSSPAEVGNMRSSNRESFRRYNMDGIAEQVLLALERIEQDEELSYEQLLVLETSLFLNGLNFYDQHRDMRLDIDNMSYEELLALEERMGNVSTALAEDKLSECLKTCTYQSAYLENGSSKLSGETNDVKCSICQEEYAIGEEMGMLHCEHKYHSACIQQWLRLKNWCPICKTSVACSSSSSPPPSSHNQ is encoded by the exons ATGGACCAGTACTCTGGTAAGAAGACTGGTGACACTGCGGTTGTCTCTAGGAAGGGTTCTAGCCTTGTTTTGAGAGATACTGCTAATAATAGAGACAGAAATTCTCAATTCTGCAATCGAATAGGGTGTAGTGGCAGGCTGAATTCGGCCAAAAGTACCCATATTAGCTGCTCAGATAAAGCCAAATCTTCAAGGCCATCATTTAGATCATCCTCAAATGCGAAAGAAATAGTTGGATGTTCCTCTAGGACACCCTCTGCAACCAACAATCCCAGGAAATCCATGCCAGGACCTCGGAAAAAATTATCTTCTCAGCCAGAAAGAGAATCGTCCGAAGCTGGTGGCTGTACAGATGATGCTGAGGTGCCAGAATCTGTACCACCTCctggaaaaattcaaaaaggtCTTCATTCTGAATCTGATGATTCTGGGTCAAGTGAGAACATGTCAATGGAAGTTGGAAGCTCTAGTGTATCAAGTACCAGGTTTCAGAGGAGGTCTCATCAAAACGCAGGATTAGGTAAATCAGATACTGGAATAGGATCACCCGTCTCAGTGCTGTCTAAGAGCGCAAGCCAAGGCGCTCGTGCTGGTCCGAGTAGGTATGGTATAAGAAAACTTAGATGCAGTTCTATATCAGATGTTGTCCCTACAAGATCTTCAACTCCTGATTCAAATCTCAATAGACAAAAAGACACAATTAGAAAGAGAAATTGTGAGGGAGAAAGTAGTTCCTCTGCCAGAGGGAAAAAAATTAGTGGGCCATCATTCGAAGGGAGGAGCTCTAGTTCTAGCTCTGGTGTCACAATCACTGAATCTAGGAGTAGAAATGTGACTGCCAGCAGAGATAATGGCGCTGCGTCAGTTAGGACTCGAAAAACAGTAGGATACACTAGGTCAAGGGCTGCTAATCAAGGGAGTGGGAACAATTTATCACCAAATGAACCTCAGAGAATCCCACAAATGTGTGAAACTATTACACCAATTGATTCAGATTCTCCTAGTTCATCACATCAATTTTCTATGGGATCTCCCTTAAGTCGGTCAAGGGCTTATGGACTTCCTGGTACTAATACCAGTGAGAGTTTGCGGAGAATTAGGCCATCCAGTCCTGCAGAAGTTGGCAATATGCGATCTTCCAATCGGGAGAGCTTCAGGCGCTACAATATGGACGGAATTGCTGAG CAGGTTCTTTTAGCACTTGAGAGGATTGAACAAGATgaagagctgtcctatgag CAATTGCTTGTTCTGGAGACTAGTTTGTTTCTTAATGGACTGAACTTTTATGATCAGCATAGAGACATGAGATTGGATATTGATAATATGTCATATGAG GAATTATTAGCTTTGGAAGAAAGGATGGGCAATGTGAGTACAGCTCTTGCAGAGGATAAATTGTCAGAATGCCTCAAGACTTGCACATACCAGTCGGCATATCTGGAAAATGGATCTTCTAAACTTTCCGGGGAAACCAATGATGTCAAATGTAGCATCTGCCAG GAAGAGTATGCTATTGGAGAAGAAATGGGAATGTTGCATTGCGAGCATAAGTATCACTCGGCCTGCATACAGCAATGGTTGAGACTGAAGAATTGGTGCCCTATTTGCAAGACATCTGTTGCAtgctcatcatcatcatcaccacCACCTTCATCACACAACCAATAA
- the LOC126667187 gene encoding uncharacterized protein LOC126667187 gives MIDHNAFHHHKFLHFPQLSLLFSISSFLYSFLSILLFLLSTRVRITCYPRIIYMATIRAKDSLRKEKKVATPSSSPKPAIATHSDHKLKSSTPASSSSAKPVPNYLKPTLSSKSESLKFVKKPNHSNNNEDPAQKQLLRRRSFDRPPSSVRAQTSLISSPEPKERVAASRIPNNRPSSASTAHTTAYYRPVLDRNSKSLKPTVRSPPQQVHRPVANSAGTLLKRSKSLSKNNNSHSSKSPSNSIPPPPDETQDLNLEINQETTNNESLVQESAELEAVNNVEDMDVAEDSQVKDGGDVHHHEDDENIKTAETSIVEEVSSVVSDQVEVNEIELRHEVVHQDENIQEELEHEDQKEERDENQLDDTKLVDNQVITDDRKEEENIVNEKTPEEESEAVVEETKYEELVSEEVKLKNEEPDVQEVVAVENRVEEGNEEVNNNSNNNSNATQNKKQPAAYNDVIEETKNKLLEKRKNKVKALVGAFETVIDYETAAGSNK, from the exons ATGATCGATCACAATGCATTTCATCATCACAAATTCTTGCATTTCCCGCAACTTTCTCTccttttttcaatttcttcctTCTTATACTCTTTTCTTTCCATTTTACTTTTCCTGCTTTCAACGAG GGTTAGAATAACTTGTTATCCAAGAATCATATATATGGCTACAATTAGGGCAAAAGATAGTTTGAGAAAGGAGAAGAAGGTGGCCACCCCTTCTTCAAGTCCAAAACCAGCTATAGCCACCCACTCCgatcataaattaaaatcatcAACCCCTGCCTCTTCGTCATCAGCAAAACCAGTCCCGAACTATCTCAAACCTACACTTAGCTCAAAATCAGaatctttaaaatttgtcaAGAAACCTAATCACAGCAATAATAATGAAGACCCCGCGCAAAAGCAGCTTCTTAGAAGAAGATCTTTCGACAGGCCTCCGTCGTCTGTTCGTGCACAAACTTCACTCATCAGCTCACCCGAACCCAAAGAACGAGTCGCTGCTTCTCGGATCCCGAATAACAGACCTTCATCAGCGTCAACGGCTCATACTACAGCTTATTACAGACCCGTTCTTGACAGAAATTCAAAGTCTCTCAAGCCTACTGTAAGATCACCACCTCAGCAAGTACACCGGCCGGTAGCTAATTCTGCAGGGACATTATTGAAAAGGAGCAAAAGTCTAAGCAAGAATAATAATTCTCATTCATCCAAGTCTCCGAGCAATAGTATTCCTCCTCCTCCGGATGAAACTCAAGATTTGAACCTTGAAATCAACCAAGAAACAACTAATAATGAATCTTTGGTTCAAGAAAGTGCTGAATTAGAGGCAGTGAATAATGTTGAAGACATGGATGTTGCTGAAGATTCTCAAGTTAAAGACGGCGGCGATGTTCATCATCATGAAGATGATGAGAATATAAAAACTGCTGAAACTTCCATAGTTGAAGAAGTTTCAAGTGTCGTATCTGATCAGGTTGAAGTAAATGAAATAGAATTACGACACGAAGTAGTTCATCAAGATGAGAACATACAAGAGGAATTAGAGCATGAGGATCAGAAAGAAGAGCGCGATGAAAATCAATTAGATGATACTAAATTAGTCGATAATCAGGTTATTACTGATGATCGCAAAGAAGAAGAGAACATCGTAAACGAAAAAACTCCCGAAGAAGAATCCGAAGCTGTCGTAGAGGAAACAAAGTATGAGGAACTCGTAAGCGAAGAGGTTAAACTGAAAAATGAAGAACCAGATGTTCAAGAAGTAGTAGCGGTGGAAAATCGGGTCGAAGAAGGAAACGAAGAagttaataataatagtaataataatagtaatgcAACGCAAAATAAGAAGCAACCAGCAGCTTACAATGATGTGATAGAGGAGACAAAGAACAAGCTGCTAGAGAAGAGGAAGAACAAGGTTAAAGCTTTGGTGGGTGCATTTGAGACAGTCATTGACTATGAAACAGCTGCTGGTTCTAATAAATGA
- the LOC126668669 gene encoding uncharacterized protein LOC126668669, with amino-acid sequence MGRQGKWAVLDHMKRAIKKLNFLLSFNLRNWRIASILGNASKRPQRRLKSFNDTVGLHGCIEDVEMSDRNRTLQRTRSCASDEDIDQRAEVFIANFRRQLLLERQVSLQIRYNRGNSFTRDY; translated from the coding sequence atgGGAAGACAAGGAAAATGGGCAGTGCTAGACCACATGAAGAGGGCTATCAAGAAATTAAACTTTCTACTAAGCTTTAACCTGCGAAACTGGCGCATAGCTTCTATACTCGGTAATGCATCGAAGCGGCCGCAACGGCGGTTGAAGAGCTTTAACGATACGGTGGGTTTGCACGGTTGCATTGAAGATGTAGAAATGTCCGACCGAAACCGAACTCTACAAAGAACGAGAAGCTGTGCTTCTGATGAAGATATCGACCAGAGGGCTGAGGTTTTTATAGCTAATTTTCGCAGGCAACTTTTGCTAGAAAGACAGGTTTCTTTGCAAATCCGGTATAACAGAGGGAATAGTTTTACCAGGGATTACTAA